The Terriglobales bacterium genome window below encodes:
- a CDS encoding aminotransferase class I/II-fold pyridoxal phosphate-dependent enzyme encodes MSTTETLRPIAPASRLDNVRYAIRDLAVLADEVAKTGKKILPLNIGDPLKFDFATPPHMVEAVYKAMRDGKNGYSPSSGTAEAVAAIRGEADRKGIRNVLDVFVTSGVSECVDICFAALLNKGESVLTPSPEYPLYSAVLAKLEMPLTPYDLDEENGWAPDMEDLERKITPKTRAIVVINPNNPTGALYSRDTLMKIVDLARRHNLVIFADEIYDKLLMGEKPLVPLASLASDVTMVTFGGLSKSYLAPGWRIGWGIISGDPVASKDYVEGINKLLRSRLCASHPMQCAIKPALEGPQDHLKEVQAKLKGRRDITMEWVNSNPRVSCVAPEGAFYAFPKINIPEDDLDFVKKLLWEKAVLVVHGSGFGQKPGTKHFRSVFLPQDDVLRQAYNAISEFMAEHYR; translated from the coding sequence ATGTCCACCACTGAAACGCTTCGTCCCATAGCCCCTGCTTCGCGCCTGGATAATGTCCGCTATGCCATTCGAGACCTGGCCGTACTGGCCGATGAGGTGGCAAAGACCGGCAAGAAAATCCTGCCATTGAATATTGGCGATCCTTTGAAGTTCGATTTCGCGACGCCTCCGCACATGGTGGAGGCTGTCTACAAGGCGATGCGCGACGGCAAGAATGGCTACTCGCCTTCGTCGGGCACGGCCGAAGCTGTCGCGGCAATCAGGGGTGAGGCTGATCGCAAGGGCATCCGCAATGTGCTGGATGTGTTCGTGACCAGCGGCGTGAGCGAGTGCGTTGACATCTGCTTTGCGGCTCTGCTGAACAAGGGCGAATCGGTGTTGACGCCCAGCCCGGAGTATCCACTGTACTCGGCGGTGCTAGCGAAATTGGAGATGCCGCTGACGCCGTACGACCTCGACGAAGAGAACGGCTGGGCTCCGGACATGGAAGACCTGGAGCGGAAGATCACGCCGAAGACACGCGCGATCGTGGTCATCAATCCCAATAATCCGACTGGTGCGCTCTACAGCCGCGACACGCTGATGAAGATCGTGGACTTGGCACGGCGTCACAACCTGGTGATCTTCGCGGATGAGATTTACGACAAGCTGTTGATGGGCGAGAAACCGCTGGTTCCGCTGGCCTCGTTGGCAAGTGACGTGACAATGGTGACGTTTGGCGGACTGTCGAAGTCCTACCTGGCCCCGGGATGGCGGATTGGCTGGGGAATCATAAGCGGCGATCCAGTGGCCTCGAAGGATTACGTGGAGGGCATCAACAAGCTGCTGCGGTCGAGATTGTGCGCGAGCCATCCGATGCAGTGCGCGATCAAGCCAGCGCTGGAAGGTCCACAGGACCACTTGAAGGAAGTGCAGGCGAAACTGAAAGGACGCCGCGACATCACGATGGAGTGGGTGAATTCGAATCCACGCGTGTCGTGTGTAGCGCCAGAGGGAGCCTTCTATGCGTTCCCGAAGATCAATATCCCGGAAGACGACCTCGACTTCGTAAAAAAGCTGCTGTGGGAGAAGGCCGTGCTGGTGGTGCATGGTAGCGGCTTTGGCCAGAAGCCCGGGACAAAACATTTCCGGTCGGTGTTCCTGCCGCAGGATGACGTGCTGCGGCAGGCGTATAACGCCATCTCGGAGTTTATGGCGGAGCACTACAGGTAA
- a CDS encoding isocitrate lyase/phosphoenolpyruvate mutase family protein, giving the protein MTKADLQPLARKAEALRRLHHGPHAVVFPNAWDVTSARIVEAAGFPAIATTSAGIANLFGYPDSQIISRDEMLSMVARIAAAVSVPVSADMEAGYADTALQMYDTAEEIIRAGAVGLNLEDSLNDESRLVDLDLELEKIKAVRQASEDTGVPLVLNARTDAYWWKGAQPATRMKETIRRANAFREAGADCIFIPGLKDLDEIRLFLRESPGPLNILAFPGVPSIAELEEAGVRRVSIGSGGYRTAMGLMRRLVEQIKTGGSYDLISEYAIPFPEVNALLRK; this is encoded by the coding sequence GTGACGAAAGCCGACCTCCAGCCCCTCGCCCGCAAAGCCGAAGCTCTCCGCCGCCTGCACCACGGACCCCATGCAGTCGTGTTTCCGAATGCCTGGGACGTCACCAGTGCCCGCATCGTCGAAGCCGCCGGGTTCCCGGCGATCGCCACCACGAGTGCCGGTATCGCCAACCTGTTCGGCTATCCCGACAGCCAAATCATCAGTCGGGACGAAATGCTCTCGATGGTCGCCCGTATCGCCGCTGCGGTGAGCGTTCCGGTCAGCGCCGACATGGAGGCCGGATACGCAGACACCGCCCTCCAGATGTACGACACGGCGGAAGAGATCATCCGCGCCGGCGCCGTCGGCCTGAATCTGGAAGACAGCCTCAACGACGAATCCCGTCTCGTCGATCTTGATCTTGAGCTCGAAAAGATCAAGGCGGTTCGGCAGGCGTCCGAAGACACCGGCGTTCCTCTCGTCCTGAACGCCCGTACCGACGCGTACTGGTGGAAGGGCGCACAGCCGGCCACGCGCATGAAGGAAACCATTCGCCGTGCCAACGCCTTCCGTGAAGCGGGCGCCGATTGCATCTTCATCCCCGGCTTGAAAGATCTCGACGAGATCCGTCTCTTTCTGCGCGAAAGTCCTGGACCTCTCAATATCCTGGCTTTCCCCGGCGTGCCGTCAATCGCGGAATTGGAGGAAGCAGGTGTGCGCCGCGTGAGTATCGGGTCGGGAGGATACCGCACCGCCATGGGATTGATGCGACGGCTGGTTGAGCAGATAAAGACCGGCGGCAGTTATGACCTGATCAGCGAGTATGCGATCCCATTTCCTGAGGTCAATGCGCTGTTGAGAAAGTAG
- a CDS encoding GGDEF domain-containing protein — protein sequence MDKSIQAAEPEDRIEVLQRELEGLEGRDFEIWAIGALIGLAGAAALVAAVNPQLALDFRSIVKSKNSPELVLGLFALILLLNAYLYYERRVIRANRRELLRQLIIVERSAQLDPLTGAFNRRCLDRLMVKEISRAQRKSTPLTVLMVDVDNFKDFNSRFGHLVGDNVLHQVAEVLGSSVRASDTVIRFGGDEFVILLGDTSVAQADVVVHRIHEYLGAWSRKDKQKEKHSYEVTVTCGMSELAPGRTATDLLRIADEDMLARKKPRADETTFSTAH from the coding sequence ATGGACAAGAGCATTCAGGCGGCGGAGCCCGAGGACCGCATCGAAGTTTTGCAGCGCGAACTTGAGGGACTGGAGGGCCGCGATTTTGAGATTTGGGCGATCGGTGCGCTGATCGGTTTGGCCGGGGCTGCCGCCCTGGTGGCTGCAGTCAATCCTCAACTGGCGCTCGATTTCCGGTCGATTGTGAAATCGAAAAACTCTCCGGAACTCGTGCTTGGGCTGTTTGCGTTGATCCTGCTGCTAAACGCCTATCTCTATTACGAGCGCAGGGTGATCCGGGCGAATCGCCGCGAGTTGTTGCGGCAATTGATTATCGTGGAGCGCAGCGCGCAACTGGATCCGCTGACGGGGGCTTTCAATCGCCGATGCCTCGACCGGTTAATGGTGAAGGAAATCAGCCGCGCCCAACGCAAGAGCACGCCGCTTACAGTGCTGATGGTAGACGTCGACAACTTTAAGGACTTCAATTCCCGGTTCGGGCACCTGGTCGGCGACAACGTCCTACACCAAGTGGCGGAAGTACTGGGAAGTTCAGTGCGCGCTTCGGATACCGTGATCCGCTTCGGCGGTGATGAATTTGTGATCCTGCTGGGTGACACGTCGGTGGCACAGGCCGACGTCGTCGTGCACCGCATCCACGAGTACCTCGGGGCCTGGAGCCGGAAAGACAAACAGAAAGAGAAGCACTCGTACGAAGTGACGGTCACGTGTGGCATGTCTGAACTGGCTCCCGGGCGTACGGCCACCGACCTGCTGCGGATAGCGGACGAAGACATGCTCGCCAGGAAAAAACCTCGGGCTGACGAGACTACTTTCTCAACAGCGCATTGA
- a CDS encoding PilZ domain-containing protein, with product MDQSAAAEKEQALRRSDRIRYAFRIQIAGTDSAGHPYDTEALTDVVTRDGGLLATSQSLKNGSQLTISRADKQVTARVVAQVGVRGEDYLYGFHFLPPAASDFWDINFPDPQATPQVGRTVLQCSRCSRQELLHLGEVDLMVYEQTRTVPHECEVCKQETLWQKPVLLGDNGLVTGSESYLSPLSAPERKARKVNDRKHPRVALKNIKACLKRQGYDDDVVDVLDMSRGGIRFLSLVDYPPDTQITVAVPYMSDGANVFLPAKIARVRCRPTLDIPGEFGLQYKPR from the coding sequence GTGGACCAGTCGGCTGCGGCAGAAAAAGAGCAGGCACTAAGGCGTAGCGATCGAATCCGTTATGCGTTCCGGATCCAAATCGCCGGAACCGATTCGGCGGGACATCCGTACGACACCGAGGCGCTCACCGACGTCGTAACGCGTGACGGCGGCCTGCTGGCTACCTCGCAGTCGCTGAAGAACGGATCACAGTTGACGATTTCCCGCGCCGACAAACAAGTGACGGCGCGCGTCGTCGCGCAGGTGGGGGTTCGCGGAGAAGACTACCTCTACGGTTTCCATTTCCTGCCACCTGCAGCTTCCGATTTCTGGGACATTAACTTTCCCGATCCGCAGGCGACCCCGCAGGTAGGCCGAACCGTGCTGCAGTGCTCACGCTGTTCGCGCCAGGAACTGCTGCACCTCGGCGAAGTCGATCTGATGGTTTACGAGCAGACCCGCACGGTTCCGCATGAATGCGAAGTGTGCAAGCAGGAAACGCTCTGGCAGAAGCCAGTCCTGCTCGGCGACAACGGACTGGTGACCGGCAGCGAGTCGTACCTGAGCCCGCTCAGCGCGCCGGAGCGCAAAGCTCGTAAGGTAAACGACCGAAAGCATCCGCGGGTCGCACTCAAGAACATAAAGGCATGCCTCAAGCGGCAAGGCTATGATGACGATGTCGTAGACGTCCTCGACATGTCACGTGGTGGCATCCGTTTCCTGAGCCTGGTGGACTACCCCCCCGACACACAGATAACGGTGGCGGTACCTTATATGAGCGATGGCGCCAACGTATTCCTGCCGGCCAAGATTGCCCGCGTGCGTTGCCGTCCGACGCTCGACATTCCCGGAGAGTTCGGGCTTCAGTACAAGCCTCGATAG
- a CDS encoding response regulator, translating to MKRRILLVDDELAILLTLRAILEMNGFEVETAASAREAEGKLGEGSYHMVITDMRMETETAGYDVIRAAKQQEYNPAVAILTAYPSLGSDWKSRGAESMLVKPMNANDLLRQIEALLITHEDHKRKLETRNTPVKAATASKDTQAGRARRVS from the coding sequence ATGAAACGTCGCATTCTGTTGGTTGATGACGAGCTTGCGATACTGCTAACTCTTAGAGCCATTCTCGAAATGAACGGATTCGAAGTCGAGACGGCCGCGTCCGCTCGCGAGGCCGAGGGCAAGTTAGGCGAAGGCAGTTACCACATGGTCATCACCGACATGCGAATGGAAACCGAAACAGCCGGCTACGATGTGATCCGGGCCGCCAAGCAGCAGGAATACAATCCGGCGGTCGCGATTCTGACGGCATACCCGTCGCTGGGCAGCGATTGGAAGAGCCGCGGCGCGGAGTCCATGCTGGTGAAACCGATGAATGCCAACGACCTGCTCCGGCAGATCGAAGCTCTGCTCATCACCCACGAAGATCACAAGCGCAAGCTCGAAACCCGCAATACACCCGTCAAGGCGGCCACCGCGTCCAAGGACACGCAGGCCGGTCGCGCTCGCCGCGTCAGCTAG
- the rplT gene encoding 50S ribosomal protein L20 produces MPRVKRGTKRRAKRKKILDRASGYFLTKSKLYRSAKESVERALKFAYAGRRQKKRQYRSLWIVRIGAAANENGLSYSQFVNGLKKAGVELDRKILADLAVNDAAGFTALAKQAKAALA; encoded by the coding sequence ATGCCCCGCGTAAAACGTGGAACCAAACGGCGCGCCAAGCGCAAAAAGATATTAGACCGCGCAAGCGGTTATTTCCTGACAAAGTCAAAACTGTATCGCTCAGCAAAAGAGTCGGTTGAGCGTGCGTTGAAATTCGCTTATGCCGGCCGTCGGCAGAAGAAGCGCCAGTACCGGTCCTTGTGGATCGTGCGCATTGGCGCCGCCGCCAACGAGAACGGTTTGAGCTACAGCCAGTTCGTCAACGGATTGAAGAAGGCTGGTGTGGAACTTGACCGCAAGATCCTCGCCGACCTCGCCGTGAACGATGCCGCGGGCTTTACAGCCCTCGCCAAACAGGCCAAGGCCGCGCTGGCGTAA
- a CDS encoding Do family serine endopeptidase: MNERVSAFWEKVKAHRPGSALLMLITLAVGILIGTVISYGVRGQDKNISADATPLTIPEPKQLSTTFSQIAKQLEPAVVNINTESTIKPSTRRRSPHGRITPDNPPGDDQGDEENPFQDFFDRFFGGQGPGASPEGLRQRSLGSGVIVDSKGYIITNRHVVNKADRIRVKLQGESQGDPGHDAKVIGVDEETDLAVIKIDVNKPLPVAKLGNSDGVGVGDWVLAIGSPFSLESTVTAGIISAKGRSNIVPQRQFQSFIQTDAAINPGNSGGPLVNMAGEVIGINTAIITGGQGYEGVGFALPSNLVADVYKQLIGPDHKVTRGSIGVTFQATPNPAVARVYGGGAGVTLSDVVKDSPAAQAGLQVGDTITTIEGKKITSGDELVADISGRKPGSKIKVGYIRNGKPAETTVTVGSRTKLFGSQLGLEDETPETSEPEESKLGVSVDNVSPDIAERLQLPNNKGVVVTSVKPGSFADDVGLARGMIILEVNKQAVNTQADFNRIVSGYKSGQDVVFLVRPPGRSSGTAFLGGTLP; the protein is encoded by the coding sequence ATGAATGAGCGCGTAAGCGCTTTCTGGGAGAAGGTCAAAGCCCATCGTCCGGGTTCCGCGCTGTTGATGCTGATTACGCTCGCAGTCGGCATCCTTATCGGCACGGTTATTTCCTACGGTGTTCGCGGACAAGACAAAAACATCTCAGCCGATGCGACCCCGCTGACCATCCCGGAGCCAAAGCAACTTTCAACGACGTTCTCGCAAATTGCCAAACAATTAGAACCTGCTGTTGTAAACATCAACACTGAATCCACCATCAAGCCGTCCACCCGACGCCGTTCGCCGCATGGCCGCATTACACCCGACAATCCGCCGGGCGACGATCAGGGCGATGAAGAGAATCCTTTCCAGGATTTCTTTGACCGCTTCTTCGGCGGCCAGGGCCCCGGCGCTTCTCCGGAAGGACTGCGCCAGCGCTCGCTGGGTTCCGGTGTGATCGTGGACTCCAAGGGATACATCATCACCAATCGTCACGTCGTGAACAAAGCTGATCGCATTCGCGTGAAGCTTCAGGGCGAATCCCAAGGAGACCCCGGACACGACGCGAAGGTCATCGGTGTGGATGAAGAGACGGATCTCGCCGTCATCAAGATCGACGTCAATAAGCCGCTTCCGGTCGCCAAACTCGGCAACTCGGACGGCGTGGGCGTTGGCGACTGGGTGCTTGCGATTGGCAGCCCGTTTTCACTGGAGAGCACTGTGACGGCCGGTATCATCTCGGCCAAGGGACGCTCGAATATCGTTCCGCAGCGCCAGTTCCAGTCGTTTATCCAGACCGACGCAGCCATTAACCCCGGCAACTCGGGTGGACCGCTCGTCAACATGGCCGGCGAGGTGATCGGCATCAACACGGCGATCATTACCGGCGGCCAGGGTTACGAAGGCGTGGGTTTTGCCCTGCCGTCGAACCTGGTGGCCGACGTCTACAAGCAGTTGATCGGTCCCGACCACAAGGTCACCCGCGGCTCCATTGGCGTGACTTTCCAGGCGACACCGAACCCGGCCGTGGCGCGTGTCTATGGCGGCGGTGCAGGTGTGACGCTGAGTGACGTAGTGAAAGACAGCCCGGCGGCCCAGGCGGGTCTCCAGGTTGGCGACACTATCACCACCATCGAAGGGAAGAAGATCACATCGGGCGACGAACTCGTGGCGGATATTTCCGGCCGTAAACCCGGTTCCAAGATCAAAGTCGGCTATATCCGAAACGGCAAACCGGCGGAAACCACGGTTACCGTGGGCAGCCGCACCAAGCTATTCGGCAGCCAATTGGGTCTTGAGGATGAGACACCGGAAACCTCCGAGCCCGAGGAATCAAAACTCGGAGTCTCCGTTGACAACGTCTCGCCGGATATCGCTGAGCGGCTGCAACTCCCGAATAACAAAGGAGTTGTGGTCACGAGCGTGAAGCCGGGATCGTTCGCCGACGACGTGGGTCTGGCCCGCGGCATGATCATCCTTGAGGTGAACAAGCAGGCGGTCAATACTCAGGCCGATTTCAACCGGATCGTCTCCGGGTACAAATCTGGTCAGGACGTCGTATTCCTGGTCCGCCCCCCCGGACGGTCCAGCGGGACCGCCTTCTTGGGCGGAACCCTTCCGTAA
- the rpmI gene encoding 50S ribosomal protein L35 — MPKLKTHSGAAKRFKKTGTGKVKRGHAFARHILTSKNSKRKRQLDKDTMMDKADTAKVKRMIPY; from the coding sequence ATGCCGAAGCTAAAGACGCACTCCGGCGCTGCCAAGCGCTTCAAGAAGACGGGTACTGGCAAAGTGAAACGCGGTCACGCGTTCGCGCGCCATATCTTAACGTCCAAGAACAGCAAGCGGAAACGCCAGCTCGACAAGGACACCATGATGGATAAAGCCGACACCGCAAAGGTGAAGCGGATGATCCCCTACTAG
- the infC gene encoding translation initiation factor IF-3, which translates to MRTNERIRVREIRVIDDEGNQLGVMAPQDALRIAKSKNMDLVEVSPTAQPPVCRILDFGKYLYQQEKREREAKKNQKVITVKEVKFRINVDDHDYETKKNHVLRFLGEGDKVKATIFFRGREMTRQGLGRQLLSKLIQELGDKVIVEHMPRQEGNTLHAILAPPKAAPAPKPPKPQQQASGGGSQGPAAPSQ; encoded by the coding sequence ATTCGCACCAATGAGCGCATTCGGGTCCGCGAAATTCGCGTAATCGACGACGAGGGAAATCAGCTCGGCGTCATGGCACCGCAGGACGCGCTCAGGATCGCCAAATCAAAGAACATGGATCTGGTGGAAGTTTCACCAACCGCCCAGCCGCCGGTTTGCCGCATTCTTGACTTCGGCAAGTACCTCTACCAGCAGGAAAAGAGGGAACGCGAGGCCAAGAAGAACCAGAAGGTGATCACGGTCAAGGAAGTGAAGTTCCGCATCAATGTGGACGATCACGACTACGAGACCAAGAAGAATCACGTGCTGCGATTCCTGGGCGAAGGCGACAAAGTTAAGGCGACCATCTTTTTCCGCGGACGCGAAATGACCCGCCAAGGCCTTGGAAGACAATTACTGTCGAAGTTGATCCAGGAACTGGGCGACAAAGTCATTGTCGAGCACATGCCACGGCAGGAAGGCAACACGCTTCACGCTATCCTGGCGCCGCCGAAAGCGGCCCCGGCACCGAAGCCGCCGAAGCCGCAACAGCAGGCCAGTGGTGGCGGATCGCAAGGTCCGGCCGCTCCGAGCCAGTAG
- a CDS encoding DMT family transporter, which produces MSRSLKAHLLLVFITFAWGATFVVIKEALAQVSPLVFNALRMTVALIALIIILHKPLKSMTRPAALGGLLVGVFLWLGYAFQTTGLHLTTPSKSAFITGLSVVLVPIIVAVSGRRVPNRWTLLGVVCAFFGLYLMTIPANEYFSLASINRGDLLTFACAVSFAFHIFTTGYMTQRHPFQQISVMQVATAAVLTTFIIPVEAPRLAWTNQVVFAVLFTGLVCTALAFTIQAWAQQFTPPTHTALIFALEPVFAALTSYVLLGERLGVRGTVGAILILGGILVSELRGSALEPDRNFETAIPSKH; this is translated from the coding sequence GTGTCCCGTTCGCTCAAGGCACATCTTCTTCTCGTCTTCATCACGTTTGCGTGGGGAGCGACGTTTGTCGTCATCAAGGAAGCGCTCGCGCAGGTTTCGCCGCTGGTCTTTAACGCCCTGCGGATGACCGTCGCGCTCATCGCGCTCATCATCATCCTTCATAAGCCGCTGAAGAGCATGACGCGTCCGGCCGCACTGGGAGGGCTTCTTGTCGGCGTTTTCCTCTGGCTCGGGTACGCCTTCCAGACCACCGGGCTTCATCTCACCACGCCCAGCAAATCTGCGTTCATCACCGGACTCTCTGTCGTTCTCGTGCCGATCATCGTTGCCGTCAGCGGCCGCCGCGTTCCGAACCGCTGGACATTGCTGGGCGTAGTCTGTGCTTTTTTCGGCCTTTACCTGATGACGATCCCCGCTAACGAATACTTCTCGCTGGCGTCTATTAATCGTGGGGATTTGCTTACTTTTGCCTGTGCAGTTTCATTTGCGTTTCACATTTTCACCACCGGATACATGACCCAGCGGCACCCGTTCCAGCAGATTTCGGTCATGCAGGTAGCGACGGCCGCGGTGCTGACCACGTTCATCATTCCCGTGGAAGCTCCGCGCCTCGCCTGGACCAACCAGGTGGTATTTGCCGTTTTGTTCACTGGGCTGGTGTGTACCGCCCTTGCTTTTACGATTCAGGCATGGGCCCAGCAGTTCACTCCGCCTACTCACACGGCTCTGATCTTCGCGCTGGAACCCGTTTTTGCCGCGCTGACGTCGTATGTACTGTTGGGCGAGCGCCTTGGTGTGAGGGGTACGGTTGGCGCAATCCTCATCCTCGGCGGTATCCTTGTCTCGGAGCTTCGTGGGAGCGCTCTCGAGCCTGACCGCAACTTTGAGACGGCGATTCCGTCCAAACATTAG
- a CDS encoding peptidoglycan-binding domain-containing protein: MRFVRHFSLQLGLILIATLAITSSAFGTTTKKTSSHTTVKKTATTKSKATSHSKSHKKSRRTAKKSWKSRGQQAMSSERAREIQEALIREKYLSGEPTGAWDARTQEACRRYQGDNGWQTKVLPDSRALIKLGLGPDHSKVLNPETAATSPYQPGGGEKISSPESALQPAVTAIR, from the coding sequence TTGCGATTCGTACGCCATTTTTCACTACAACTCGGGCTCATCCTGATCGCCACGCTGGCGATCACCAGTTCGGCATTCGGTACAACCACCAAGAAGACCAGTTCGCACACCACCGTCAAGAAGACCGCCACCACCAAATCCAAGGCCACTTCGCACTCGAAGTCACACAAGAAGAGCAGGAGAACTGCGAAGAAGTCCTGGAAGAGCCGCGGACAACAGGCCATGAGTTCCGAGCGCGCCCGGGAGATCCAGGAAGCGCTCATCCGCGAGAAGTACCTTTCCGGCGAACCCACCGGTGCCTGGGATGCCCGGACACAGGAAGCTTGCCGCCGTTATCAGGGCGACAATGGCTGGCAGACCAAGGTCTTGCCCGATTCCCGCGCACTCATCAAGCTGGGACTCGGACCCGACCACAGCAAGGTCCTGAATCCCGAAACGGCCGCCACCAGTCCGTATCAGCCGGGCGGCGGAGAGAAAATCTCTTCTCCGGAGAGTGCACTTCAGCCGGCAGTCACGGCCATCCGGTAA
- a CDS encoding CpsB/CapC family capsule biosynthesis tyrosine phosphatase, producing the protein MFDIHCHVIPEVDDGARNWEIALQMCAMAWQDGIEHIVATPHANDEYIYDRRYLEETLDLLRRKCGGQPALSLGCDFHFSFENIQDALTHPGRYTIGDTPYILIEFSDFSLPPSIDGQLAQMMNMGFRPILTHPERNPILQKTPDRVLEWARAGCVVQVTANSLTGRWGKQAEALARWLIDQNAVHVVATDAHSTNSRPPILSEAREQVRKMAGDMVAEALVRDNPRAIVKGELLPYLPEV; encoded by the coding sequence ATGTTCGATATCCATTGTCACGTCATTCCTGAAGTCGATGACGGCGCACGCAACTGGGAGATCGCTCTCCAGATGTGCGCCATGGCGTGGCAGGATGGGATCGAACATATCGTCGCGACGCCGCACGCGAACGACGAGTACATCTACGATCGGCGATACCTCGAAGAAACCCTGGATCTTCTGCGCCGGAAATGTGGCGGGCAGCCGGCCCTCTCGCTCGGATGTGACTTCCACTTCAGCTTTGAGAACATCCAGGATGCCCTGACGCACCCCGGCCGATACACAATCGGCGATACGCCGTACATCCTGATCGAGTTCAGCGACTTTTCTCTTCCGCCGTCGATCGACGGGCAACTTGCGCAGATGATGAACATGGGTTTTCGGCCAATCCTTACGCATCCGGAGAGGAACCCGATCCTGCAAAAGACGCCGGATCGCGTGCTCGAATGGGCGAGGGCAGGATGCGTTGTACAGGTGACGGCCAACTCGCTTACCGGCCGATGGGGCAAGCAGGCCGAGGCGCTAGCACGATGGCTTATCGATCAGAATGCCGTGCACGTAGTCGCCACCGACGCGCACAGCACCAATTCAAGGCCGCCAATTCTCTCGGAAGCGCGCGAGCAGGTGCGCAAGATGGCCGGAGACATGGTGGCGGAGGCGCTGGTGAGGGACAATCCCCGAGCTATCGTGAAAGGCGAACTACTGCCCTACCTTCCTGAAGTCTAA
- the mtaB gene encoding tRNA (N(6)-L-threonylcarbamoyladenosine(37)-C(2))-methylthiotransferase MtaB — MSRFYVENFGCRATQADGAAIEHQFIEKGLQRAENAQEAQFVVLNTCTVTASADQDVRNSIRRIHRQNPDCKILVTGCYAQRAPEELANITGVSWVVGNSHKHQIGEVACGVSTQQFVPVTSLGQAEVLVGDIFAHTELMAAPVFEADTASEKTRPNLKVQDGCNNRCSFCIIPSVRGRNRSLPESVVIGEVNTLVSRGYREIVISGINLGRWGRDLLKPAKFASLVRRILDETPLEKLRISSVEPMDWTDELIELCATSPRIAKHAHVPMQSGSDRILRLMHRKYRPWHYEEKIRKIRAAMPTAAIGADVMVGFPGESDADFEETRQFIASLPMTYLHVFTFSARPGTPAAAMPNQVHPQVMKERNRLLRELAAEKKRQFQEQFIGHTLEAITLTNFDGTRTECLTDNYQKLWLEGRHGANQWVSARIGGISGEAVFGSADVPAFAVAD, encoded by the coding sequence ATGTCGCGGTTCTACGTTGAAAATTTTGGGTGTCGTGCTACGCAGGCGGACGGCGCGGCTATTGAACACCAGTTTATCGAAAAAGGCCTCCAACGCGCCGAAAACGCGCAGGAGGCGCAATTTGTCGTACTGAATACATGCACCGTGACCGCCTCGGCGGACCAGGATGTTCGCAATTCCATACGCCGAATTCACCGCCAGAATCCCGATTGTAAAATTTTGGTTACAGGCTGTTATGCCCAGCGCGCCCCCGAAGAATTGGCGAATATCACCGGCGTTAGCTGGGTCGTGGGAAACTCGCACAAGCACCAGATCGGCGAGGTAGCCTGCGGCGTTAGCACGCAGCAGTTTGTGCCGGTAACCTCGCTGGGTCAGGCAGAAGTGCTGGTGGGCGACATCTTTGCCCATACCGAACTGATGGCCGCACCGGTCTTCGAGGCCGACACCGCCTCCGAGAAAACCCGGCCTAACCTCAAAGTTCAGGACGGATGTAACAATCGCTGTTCCTTCTGCATTATTCCGAGTGTCCGGGGACGCAACCGTTCGCTGCCCGAGTCTGTCGTTATCGGCGAAGTTAACACGCTGGTTTCGCGCGGCTACCGTGAGATCGTCATTTCCGGTATCAACTTGGGACGCTGGGGGAGAGATCTTCTCAAGCCCGCGAAGTTCGCGTCCTTGGTGAGACGGATCCTGGACGAAACCCCGCTGGAGAAGCTCCGGATCAGTTCCGTTGAGCCGATGGACTGGACCGATGAGCTGATCGAACTGTGCGCCACGAGCCCCAGGATCGCGAAGCATGCTCATGTGCCGATGCAGAGCGGCAGTGACCGTATCCTGCGCCTGATGCACCGCAAGTATCGGCCGTGGCATTACGAGGAAAAGATTCGCAAAATCCGTGCCGCCATGCCGACAGCCGCCATCGGAGCCGACGTGATGGTCGGGTTCCCCGGCGAGTCCGACGCGGACTTCGAGGAAACACGCCAATTCATTGCCTCGTTGCCGATGACGTATCTGCATGTGTTTACGTTCTCGGCGCGTCCGGGGACGCCGGCGGCAGCCATGCCAAACCAGGTGCATCCGCAGGTGATGAAAGAGCGGAACCGCCTGTTGCGGGAATTGGCGGCCGAGAAGAAAAGGCAATTCCAGGAACAGTTCATTGGGCACACGCTGGAAGCCATTACGCTGACAAATTTCGACGGAACGCGGACTGAATGCCTGACCGATAACTACCAAAAGCTGTGGCTGGAAGGGCGTCATGGGGCGAATCAGTGGGTTTCTGCGCGCATCGGCGGCATCAGTGGTGAAGCGGTTTTTGGTTCAGCGGATGTGCCTGCATTCGCCGTTGCCGATTGA